The Dendropsophus ebraccatus isolate aDenEbr1 chromosome 10, aDenEbr1.pat, whole genome shotgun sequence genome has a segment encoding these proteins:
- the PHF8 gene encoding histone lysine demethylase PHF8 — protein sequence MASVPVYCLCRLPYDVTRFMIECDVCQDWFHGSCVGVEEEKASEIDLYHCPNCQITHGPSVMKKRRNSKQDQSVSKDVGKPVQTGSASFIKELRSRNFPNADEVILKPQGAQLTVEYLEENSFSVPILVVKKDGLGMTLPAPSFTVNDVEYYVGGEKEIDVIDVTRQADMKMKLKDFVKYYNSPKREKVLNVISLEFSETRLSNLVETPKIVRKLSWVENLWPEQSVFERPNVQKYCLMGVKDSYTDFHIDFGGTSVWYHVLKGEKIFYLIQPTKTNLALFECWSSSSNQNEMFFGDQVDKCYRCPVKQGQTLFIPTGWIHAVLTPVDCLAFGGNFLHSLNIAMQLRAYEIEKRLSTADLFKFPNFESICWYVGKHLLDTFRGLRENRRHPASYLLHGAKALNTAFKVWTKKEAIMDHEEEIPETIITVQLIKDLDREVKLMEDIFHQNIEKTGNLLGMTRSPITGTSSPVMSLLAKNSKKKVLKTKELLKKGGRSRQEDEMSPELSDIQGGTLIPKAEDDLMDELDEKPDSCLLDSELTESKLRLVLANGANMSGKKIRVGAGSRRQGAVTKTPKSESLDPELSPSDPFFMDSEDDLQIDETPRKERKLAPPKRKLHKFPRKLPRAKPCSDPNRVREPGELEFDVEEDYTTDEEMGEADGDQLGASSGGILDLLKASRQVGGPDYSEIDEAPASPSTQEAIQGMLCMANLQAASSSCTPSSLQAWWAAGQEGGASGSLPQGGGKAAGSNKAGSNGTSGGTGNSKVILRPGKRPVRRPAHRSMDSEDEDDSADEQETLGACFKDSEYIYPSLESDDDDPALRSRPKKKKQTDDAPWNPKARVTPTLPKQARPVREGTRVASVETGLAVAAARLSQQEQQKSQKKKVATKKKPPSEPEPPVIPSEPEPPPPEPQVEVFSGSLVDHEYTAGPNIFGMAQVNRGTTPMAPGVFLSHRRLSATSPPSQVVQGKRPKKGLATAKQRLGKILKIHRNGKLLLL from the exons ATGGCATCCGTGCCCGTCTACTGCCTGTGCCGTCTACCCTATGACGTGACACGCTTTATGATTGAATGTGACGTCTGCCAAGACTGGTTCCATGGCAG CTGTGTtggtgtggaggaggaaaaagcGTCAGAGATTGACCTGTATCATTGTCCAAACTGCCAGATCACTCATGGGCCGTCAGTCA TGAAGAAAAGAAGAAATTCAAAGCAAGACCAATCTGTGAGCAAGGATGTGGGGAAGCCTGTGCAGACTGGGAGCGCAAGCTTCATCAAGGAACTACGAAGCAGGAATTTCCCAAA TGCAGATGAGGTGATCCTGAAGCCGCAGGGAGCTCAGCTAACCGTGGAGTACCTGGAGGAGAACAGTTTCAGCGTCCCAATCCTGGTTGTGAAAAAAGATGGCCTTGGCATGACCCTCCCCGCTCCCTCCTTCACAGTGAATGATGTGGAGTATTATGTTG ggGGTGAGAAGGAGATTGATGTAATCGATGTGACAAGGCAAGCCGACATGAAGATGAAGCTGAAGGATTTTGTGAAATATTACAATAGCCCCAAAAGGGAGAAAGTGCTGAATGTTATCAGCTTGGAGTTCTCGGAGACGAG GTTATCTAACCTTGTGGAAACTCCAAAAATTGTCCGCAAACTTTCCTGGGTTGAAAACCTGTGGCCCGAGCAAAGTGTCTTTGAGAGACCCAATGTTCAGAAATACTGCTTGATGGGCGTCAAGGACAGTTACACGGATTTCCACATAGACTTCGGGGGCACATCTGTCTGGTACCACGTGTTAAAG GGAGAGAAGATTTTCTACCTAATACAACCTACTAAGACCAACCTGGCCTTGTTTGAATGCTGGAGCAGCTCTTCAAACCAGAATGAAATGTTCTTCGGTGATCAGGTAGACAAGTGTTACCGGTGTCCAGTCAAACAGGGGCAGACGCTCTTCATCCCCACAG GGTGGATCCATGCAGTGCTCACTCCAGTGGACTGTTTAGCTTTTGGTGGAAACTTTCTGCATAGTCTGAACATCGCCATGCAGCTGAG AGCCTATGAAATTGAGAAGAGGTTGAGTACGGCTGACCTCTTTAAGTTTCCAAATTTTGAGTCCATCTGTTGGTACGTGGGGAAGCATCTACTGGATACATTTAGAG GTCTAAGAGAAAACAGAAGACACCCAGCGTCCTATTTACTGCACGGAGCCAAAGCCCTGAACACTGCATTTAAAGTTTGGACCAAGAAGGAG GCGATTATGGATCATGAAGAGGAGATTCCAGAGACGATCATCACTGTCCAGCTCATAAAGGATTTGGATCGTGAAGTCAAACTAATGGAG GATATCTTTCATCAAAACATTGAGAAAACTGGCAATCTGTTGGGTATGACTCGAAGTCCAATCACTGGCACTTCCTCTCCTGTCATGTCACTGTTGGCCAAGAATTCCAAGAAGAAAGTTCTGAAAACTAAGGAATTACTAAAGAAAGGAGGAAGGAGTCGTCAGGAGGATGAGATGAGCCCAGAGCTTTCAGATATCCAGGGGGGCACCTTGATTCCAAAG GCAGAAGATGACCTCATGGATGAGCTTGATGAAAAGCCGGATTCCTGCCTCCTGGATTCAGAATTAACGGAGAGTAAACTGCGACTGGTATTGGCCAATGGGGCAAATATGAG TGGCAAAAAGATTCGGGTAGGAGCAGGAAGTAGACGTCAGGGGGCTGTGACCAAAACCCCTAAAAGTGAATCTCTGGATCCAGAACTTTCTCCCAGTGATCCTTTCTTCATGGACTCTGAAGATGACCTTCAGATTGATGAGACACCACGCAAAGAGAGAAAGCTGGCCCCACCAAAAAGAAAGCTCCACA AGTTCCCAAGGAAACTCCCAAGAGCAAAGCCATGTTCAGACCCCAATCGGGTGAGAGAGCCTGGGGAGCTGGAGTTTGATGTGGAG GAAGATTATACCACAGATGAGGAAATGGGAGAAGCTGACGGAGACCAACTCGGCGCCAGCAGTGGAGGAATATTGGACCTACTAAAGGCTAGTCGACAAGTCGGAGGCCCAGACTACTCTGAAATTGA TGAGGCTCCTGCATCTCCCAGTACTCAAGAAGCTATCCAGGGCATGCTCTGCATGGCCAATCTGCAGgctgcctcctcttcctgtacGCCCTCCAGTCTGCAGGCGTGGTGGGCAGCAGGACAAGAGGGTGGCGCTTCAGGAAGTTTACCACAAGGTGGCGGTAAAGCCGCAGGGAGTAACAAGGCAGGCAGCAATGGCACCAGCGGAGGCACAGGGAACAGTAAAGTTATTCTGAGGCCAGGAAAAAGGCCGGTAAGACGACCTGCACATCGCAGCATGGACAGTGAGGATGAGGACGACAGTGCAGATGAGCAGGAGACCTTGGGAGCTTGTTTCAAAGACTCAGAATACA TCTATCCCTCTCTGGAGTCAGATGATGATGATCCAGCCCTGAGGTCACGTCCCAAGAAAAAGAAACAGACAGACGATGCTCCTTGGAACCCAAAAG caCGTGTCACGCCAACGCTTCCTAAACAGGCTCGTCCGGTTCGGGAGGGAACACGCGTGGCCTCGGTGGAGACGGGCTTAGCTGTGGCTGCAGCAAGGCTTTCTCAGCAG GAGCAACAGAAATCTCAGAAGAAAAAAGTTGCAACTAAGAAGAAGCCGCCAAGTGAACCAGAGCCTCCAGTTATTCCCTCAGAGCCAGAACCACCTCCTCCAGAACCGCAAGTTGAGGTCTTCTCTGGTAGTCTTGTGGATCATGAATACACAGCAGGACCCAATATATTTGGCATGGCTCAGGTCAACCGAGGAACTACCCCCATGGCACCAGGTGTCTTCCTATCCCACCGGAGACTTTCTGCTACCTCTCCACCCAGTCAAGTCGTTCAGG GGAAGAGACCCAAGAAAGGCTTGGCAACTGCAAAGCAGCGTCTGGGCAAGATCTTAAAAATTCACAGGAATGGAAAACTGCTTCTGCTGTGA